From the genome of Rhodobacteraceae bacterium Araon29, one region includes:
- a CDS encoding TSUP family transporter has translation MSFFTPDVLLSAVLLAAAGCFAGVLSGLFGIGGGAVLVPILVATFTLQNLLPEHIAHMAVGTSLAIIIPTAIRSYLSHRKHGAGNATLLRSWFFWAPFGVIAASSVVGFVPGIILKYVFAAVALLIAFKMLFNPKNWVITQELPGPAINKGVGFGIGFLSTFMGIGGGNLNNLFMTLFGQSMHQAVATSAGLGVLIAIPATLGYVYAGWEAEGLPVWVFGYVNLLAVALIAPFSMLMAPFGAKLAHRLPARRLEIGFGLFLVCVIISFIV, from the coding sequence ATGTCATTTTTTACACCAGACGTTTTGCTGTCCGCAGTATTGTTGGCTGCGGCAGGATGTTTTGCCGGCGTGTTATCCGGATTGTTCGGGATCGGTGGCGGTGCGGTTCTTGTGCCGATATTGGTTGCGACCTTCACACTTCAGAACCTTTTGCCGGAACACATTGCACACATGGCCGTTGGCACGTCATTGGCAATTATCATACCAACTGCCATCCGTTCCTACTTGTCCCATCGCAAGCACGGAGCAGGTAATGCAACTTTGTTGCGGTCATGGTTTTTTTGGGCACCTTTTGGTGTCATCGCTGCATCTTCTGTGGTTGGTTTCGTTCCGGGGATCATTTTAAAATATGTATTTGCGGCTGTTGCATTGCTGATCGCCTTCAAAATGCTGTTCAACCCAAAAAACTGGGTGATCACGCAAGAGCTGCCCGGACCCGCAATAAACAAAGGTGTCGGGTTTGGCATTGGATTCCTGTCGACCTTTATGGGTATCGGTGGCGGCAATCTGAACAACCTGTTTATGACACTGTTTGGACAATCCATGCACCAGGCAGTCGCCACGTCTGCTGGTTTGGGTGTCCTGATCGCCATTCCGGCTACTCTTGGTTATGTTTATGCCGGATGGGAAGCAGAAGGCCTGCCTGTCTGGGTATTCGGCTACGTCAATCTTTTGGCCGTTGCGCTGATCGCACCATTTTCGATGCTAATGGCCCCGTTCGGTGCTAAACTTGCGCACAGGCTTCCTGCGCGAAGACTTGAGATCGGCTTTGGACTGTTCCTCGTCTGCGTCATTATCAGCTTTATAGTCTGA
- a CDS encoding LysR family transcriptional regulator produces MDSLQRRYIPSMSAMRSFEAAARHQSFTLAAKELNLTQSAISRQVKEMEQIVGAQLFRRTGREVILTRAGTRLAADLGSELDNIRRVMMRAVSAGNMNSTLRVATLPTFATLWLIPRLPDFFKKHPDIEISFSTRLEPFDLAEENFDLAIHFGQQNWPNTQMRKFFSERMIPVASPTFVSQQNIQTIKDAKEAPLLHTSSRPTAWHDYLEKIEFEGRPYLTGRYFDQFSMVISAVEASLGIGLLPKYLVEKEISEGHLIVIDDEELVTANSYYCVTPIDQEDDNVENFCSWMIEEASAADS; encoded by the coding sequence GTCGGCGATGCGCAGCTTTGAAGCCGCTGCTCGACACCAGAGTTTTACCTTGGCCGCGAAGGAGCTGAACCTGACGCAAAGTGCGATCAGCCGACAGGTCAAAGAAATGGAACAGATTGTCGGGGCGCAACTGTTCCGGCGCACCGGACGCGAAGTGATATTGACCCGAGCAGGCACGCGACTGGCCGCTGACCTTGGCAGTGAGCTTGACAACATTCGCCGGGTGATGATGCGCGCCGTTTCGGCGGGCAATATGAACTCTACACTGCGTGTGGCTACATTGCCGACATTTGCGACTCTTTGGCTTATTCCGCGCCTGCCGGATTTTTTCAAAAAACATCCCGACATCGAGATCAGCTTTTCAACTCGTCTGGAACCATTCGATCTGGCCGAAGAGAACTTCGACCTTGCTATCCACTTCGGACAGCAAAACTGGCCGAACACGCAAATGCGAAAGTTCTTTTCCGAGCGCATGATCCCGGTAGCGTCTCCCACTTTTGTTAGCCAACAAAACATCCAAACGATTAAGGATGCCAAAGAAGCACCACTCTTGCACACCTCATCGCGCCCGACTGCTTGGCACGATTACCTTGAGAAGATCGAGTTCGAAGGGCGCCCCTATTTGACTGGGCGGTATTTTGATCAGTTTTCGATGGTGATTTCCGCTGTTGAGGCATCGCTCGGGATCGGGCTTCTGCCCAAATATCTGGTAGAGAAAGAGATTTCCGAAGGTCATCTCATCGTGATTGACGACGAAGAACTAGTGACAGCAAACAGTTACTATTGCGTGACACCAATTGATCAAGAAGACGACAATGTCGAAAATTTTTGTAGCTGGATGATAGAGGAGGCTTCTGCTGCGGACTCTTGA